From the Perca flavescens isolate YP-PL-M2 chromosome 21, PFLA_1.0, whole genome shotgun sequence genome, one window contains:
- the tmem81 gene encoding transmembrane protein 81: MQRVTVRHHLVLLFFLHLLSSAELEAVDKVPVEVIVDSSPCSATCGLGVKTQTLCFLKDSETAMEEGVRREDGAEVLKECRVCKVKCLESWQCGLSTMTVTSGQRVDIDCLGEVMEAMGRFSWRVSWRYAQGVISSDDSLFDRWRAPLLDRVILDPIEEEDAGTYCCVVQDATFHIVKTVYWGIRVLPVGILNLDYESSLVQWDSTGNQQNQTTSDQQDYRTALLYTVLISLSLAGVGAGLILLGLYWTHCRTFQVGLTWKTHLLP, from the exons atgcaaCGAGTAACTGTCAGGCATCACctcgtcctcctcttcttcctccatcTCCTGAGCTCAGCTGAACTGGAGGCGGTGGATAAAGTGCCAGTGGAGGTGATCGTTGACAGCTCCCCCTGCAGTGCCACCTGTGGGCTGGGCGTTAAAACTCAAACCCTGTGTTTCTTAAAAGATTCCGAGACAGCCATGGAAGAAGGCGTGAGAAGGGAAGATGGAGCAGAG GTGTTGAAGGAGTGTCGTGTCTGTAAGGTGAAGTGTCTGGAGTCGTGGCAGTGTGGACTCAGCACCATGACTGTGACTTCAGGACAGAGAGTGGACATCGATTGTCTGGGAGAAGTCATGGAAGCGATGGGGAGGTTTTCCTGGAG AGTATCGTGGCGATACGCCCAGGGTGTAATCAGCTCTGACGACTCTCTGTTTGATCGCTGGCGTGCTCCTTTGCTGGACCGAGTGATTCTGGACCCCATCGAGGAAGAGGACGCAG GCACCTATTGCTGTGTTGTACAGGATGCCACCTTCCACATTGTGAAGACAGTTTACTGGGGGATCCGGGTTTTGCCCGTCGGCATTCTAAATCTGGACTATGAAAGCTCTCTGGTCCAGTGGGACTCCACTGGAAACCAGCAGAATCAGACCACGTCAGACCAGCAAGACTACAGGACGGCTCTTCTTTACACA GTGCTGATCAGTTTGAGCCTGGCAGGCGTCGGGGCTGGACTGATTCTTCTGGGGCTTTACTGGACACACTGTAGGACATTTCAAGTTGGTTTAACCTGGAAAACACACCTGCTGCCTTGA